TTCACGCCGATCGCCGCGGTCTCGGCGCAGCCGTTCATCCTGGCGGCGCCGGACAGCTTCGCCGGCAAGACCGTCGCCGACGTGATCGCGATGGAGAAGCGTGGCGAGCCGAAGCTCACCATGGGTCATGGCGGCGCGATCATGCATCTCACCGCGGCGCTCTTTAACTATGCGGCGAAGCTCAACATCACGCTCGTCACCTACAAGGGCACCGGGCCTGTGGTGACTGATCTTTTGGGTGCGCACATTCCGCTCGGCATCATCGACATGCCGTCCGGCGAATCCGCGCTCAACGCCGGCAAGATCAAGCCGATCGCAATCTCGTCGCTGGAGCGCTACGATGTGTTGCCGAACGTGCCGACCTTCGCGGAGTCCGGTCTCAAGGATTTCGAGGCGGTCGGCTGGCTCGGCGTGGTGGCGCCGGCAGGTCTTGCGCCGGATGTGCTCGCCACGCTGAACAAGGCGTTCGCCACGGTGCTGCGCGATCCGGAGGTGCTGGCGCGCTTCCGCTCGTTCAGCAGCCGGCCGATGACCACCGATCCCAAGGAGTTCGGCGCCTTCAT
The Rhodoplanes sp. Z2-YC6860 genome window above contains:
- a CDS encoding Bug family tripartite tricarboxylate transporter substrate binding protein — protein: MMGRTALAILCACSLMASATGDALAAFPDRPIRFILSHPPGGSADVIARLMQPKLEKLLGQPLIIENRAGAGGVIAMDALSKSKPDGYTIGLGASGALATSIALGDPVSYDPVKDFTPIAAVSAQPFILAAPDSFAGKTVADVIAMEKRGEPKLTMGHGGAIMHLTAALFNYAAKLNITLVTYKGTGPVVTDLLGAHIPLGIIDMPSGESALNAGKIKPIAISSLERYDVLPNVPTFAESGLKDFEAVGWLGVVAPAGLAPDVLATLNKAFATVLRDPEVLARFRSFSSRPMTTDPKEFGAFITSEIRKWTAVVEAANLRQKSQ